From the genome of Geothrix sp. 21YS21S-4, one region includes:
- a CDS encoding TMEM175 family protein translates to MGKQRLEAFSDGVLAIILTIMVLELKVPHGASFQALASLLPTFVSYVLSFIYVAIYWNNHHHMLHAAGKVNGPILWANTHLLFWLSLIPFATAWMGDNHFAARPVALYGLVLLMAALAYYLLSRCLIHHHGAGSLLEAAVGADAKGKFSIAVYAAAILLSFANRWVGFGLYWLVALVWLVPDRRIERVLALRS, encoded by the coding sequence ATGGGCAAGCAGCGGCTCGAGGCGTTCAGCGACGGGGTGCTGGCCATCATCCTGACGATCATGGTGCTGGAGCTGAAGGTCCCGCACGGCGCCTCGTTCCAGGCGCTGGCCTCGCTGCTGCCGACGTTCGTGAGCTACGTCCTCAGCTTCATCTACGTGGCGATCTACTGGAACAACCACCACCACATGCTTCACGCCGCAGGCAAGGTGAACGGGCCGATCCTGTGGGCCAACACGCACCTCCTCTTCTGGCTTTCGCTGATCCCCTTCGCCACGGCGTGGATGGGCGATAACCACTTCGCGGCCCGGCCCGTGGCGCTGTACGGCCTGGTCCTCCTCATGGCGGCCCTGGCCTATTACCTGCTGAGCCGCTGCCTCATCCATCACCACGGCGCCGGCTCGCTGCTGGAGGCCGCGGTGGGGGCGGACGCGAAGGGGAAGTTCTCCATCGCGGTCTACGCGGCGGCGATCCTCCTGTCCTTCGCCAACCGGTGGGTGGGGTTCGGCCTCTACTGGCTCGTGGCGCTGGTCTGGTTGGTGCCGGACCGACGCATCGAGCGCGTGCTGGCCCTTCGTAGCTGA
- a CDS encoding DUF1697 domain-containing protein, which translates to MPRAFAFLRAVNVGGRTVPMARLKSLFEELGLRGVETFIASGNVIFDAVPEKEAALAARIEAHLKASLGFEVAVFLRSEAELAALLAGCPFEAAEQAEAGAMNVAFLRTPLTAAQKARLMELRSGVDDFRSPGREVWWRCRVKQSESEFSNAVFERALGAKATFRGWNTLQRLAAKYLPSCD; encoded by the coding sequence ATGCCGCGGGCCTTCGCCTTTCTCCGCGCCGTCAATGTCGGTGGCCGGACCGTGCCCATGGCGCGGCTGAAGAGCCTGTTCGAGGAGCTGGGGCTGCGGGGCGTGGAGACCTTCATCGCCAGCGGGAACGTGATCTTCGATGCCGTGCCGGAGAAGGAAGCGGCGCTTGCCGCGCGGATCGAGGCCCACCTCAAGGCTTCCCTCGGATTCGAGGTGGCGGTGTTCCTCCGTTCCGAGGCGGAGCTGGCCGCGCTCCTGGCGGGCTGCCCCTTCGAGGCGGCGGAGCAGGCGGAAGCAGGGGCCATGAACGTGGCGTTCCTGCGGACTCCGCTCACCGCCGCCCAGAAGGCTCGGCTCATGGAGCTGCGGAGCGGCGTGGACGACTTCCGCAGTCCCGGCCGCGAGGTGTGGTGGCGGTGCCGCGTGAAGCAGAGCGAATCGGAATTCTCGAACGCCGTGTTCGAGAGAGCCCTGGGCGCGAAGGCGACTTTCCGGGGCTGGAACACCCTCCAGCGGCTGGCGGCGAAGTACCTGCCCTCCTGCGATTGA
- the map gene encoding type I methionyl aminopeptidase, translating to MVLIREQIRYKSRKEIEKLREAGRLAANALRLAARNAKAGVSLLELDRIAEAYIRQHGATPSFKGYHGFPATLCTSVNDKVVHGIPTKYVLQEGDVIAIDCGAKLDGYHGDTCLTVGVGKISEEARRLIQTAQLAMYVGIEHCRPGMRLGDMATAVQTFAEERGYAIVREYIGHGLGRDLHEDPQVVYADQRPGTGFRMEPGLTITIEPILNTGTHKCLVEPDGWTVRTRDGGLSAQFEHDVAITKDGPEILSIPDPEFELEDGL from the coding sequence ATGGTCCTGATCCGAGAACAGATCCGATACAAGAGCCGCAAGGAGATCGAGAAGCTCCGGGAGGCGGGCCGCTTGGCCGCCAACGCGCTTCGCCTGGCCGCCCGCAACGCCAAGGCCGGCGTGAGCCTGCTGGAGCTGGACCGCATCGCCGAGGCCTACATCCGGCAGCATGGCGCGACGCCCAGCTTCAAGGGCTACCACGGGTTTCCCGCCACCCTCTGCACGTCGGTGAACGACAAGGTCGTCCACGGGATTCCGACCAAGTACGTGCTTCAGGAGGGCGACGTCATCGCCATCGACTGCGGCGCCAAGCTGGACGGCTACCACGGCGACACCTGCCTCACCGTGGGCGTCGGAAAGATCAGCGAGGAGGCCCGGCGCCTCATCCAGACCGCCCAGCTCGCGATGTACGTGGGCATCGAGCACTGCCGGCCGGGCATGCGCCTGGGCGACATGGCCACCGCCGTCCAGACCTTCGCCGAGGAACGCGGCTACGCCATCGTCCGCGAGTACATCGGCCACGGCCTGGGCCGCGACCTGCACGAGGATCCCCAGGTGGTCTACGCCGACCAGCGGCCCGGGACCGGCTTCCGGATGGAGCCCGGCCTAACCATCACCATCGAGCCCATCCTCAACACCGGCACCCACAAGTGCCTGGTGGAGCCCGACGGCTGGACCGTCCGCACGCGCGACGGCGGCCTGTCCGCCCAGTTCGAGCACGACGTGGCCATCACCAAGGACGGCCCCGAAATCCTGAGCATCCCGGATCCTGAATTCGAACTGGAAGACGGGCTGTAG
- a CDS encoding thioesterase family protein encodes MVLLFRLLVKGLTLRFRARLEPLGTSVLTFRVWPNDLDVNVHMNNGRFLSVMDLGRFDLTFRTGLGRAMVRNRWKPLVGAVSMRYRRSLDPFESYELHTRLLGWDAKWFYLEQRFVKAGGDLAAEGVVRALFRGKDGNVPAPDVIRQMGYEGPAPELPPAIRDWTMP; translated from the coding sequence ATGGTCCTCCTGTTCCGCCTCCTCGTGAAAGGCCTCACCCTCCGCTTCCGCGCCCGGTTGGAGCCCCTTGGGACCTCGGTCCTGACGTTCCGCGTCTGGCCCAACGATCTCGACGTGAACGTCCACATGAACAACGGCCGGTTCCTGAGCGTGATGGATCTGGGCCGCTTCGACCTAACCTTCCGCACGGGTCTGGGCCGCGCCATGGTGCGGAACCGCTGGAAGCCGCTGGTGGGCGCCGTCTCCATGCGCTACCGGCGCAGCCTGGATCCTTTCGAATCCTACGAGCTGCATACCCGCCTCCTGGGCTGGGACGCCAAGTGGTTCTACCTGGAGCAGCGCTTCGTGAAAGCGGGCGGAGACCTCGCCGCTGAGGGCGTTGTGCGGGCCCTCTTCCGGGGAAAGGACGGCAACGTCCCCGCACCCGACGTGATCCGGCAGATGGGCTATGAAGGCCCGGCGCCGGAACTGCCGCCCGCCATTCGCGATTGGACGATGCCTTGA